One window of the Endomicrobium proavitum genome contains the following:
- the hisC gene encoding histidinol-phosphate transaminase produces the protein MDIKKIIRKSCIGFEPYVAGKPVETLKRELGIKNIVKLASNENPLGPSPKAIKAIKDNLNKIFFYPDSNSYELKKALSERYRLPVGNIFTGAGGDEIIELVAKLFFNSSDEIVISKHAFIRYAMAVQLMGSKAVIVPMKDGYSHDLKAMFKAVTPKTKAVFITNPNNPTGTYNTKAELSAFLKALPKNSNGVKPLVILDEAYFEYAKLKKDYPDGLEFLKDNPNLIVFRTFSKVYALAGLRVGYGFANEVVVDFIERTRPPFNVNLLAQAAAVASIKDGAQVKKGQTLAKKEKEYLYKEFKKLGVKYLDSAANFILFNSSPLKGKELFAKMLGEGVITRAMDEYELSSWVRVTVGLHKENELFVKKLKKIMGK, from the coding sequence ATGGATATAAAAAAAATAATAAGAAAAAGCTGCATAGGCTTTGAGCCTTATGTGGCAGGCAAACCGGTAGAAACTCTTAAAAGAGAGCTTGGAATAAAAAATATTGTAAAGCTTGCTTCTAACGAAAACCCTCTCGGTCCGTCGCCAAAAGCAATTAAAGCTATAAAAGATAATTTAAATAAAATATTTTTTTATCCCGATTCAAACTCTTACGAATTGAAAAAAGCGTTGTCGGAGCGATATAGACTGCCGGTCGGTAATATTTTTACCGGAGCCGGCGGCGATGAAATAATAGAACTTGTTGCAAAATTGTTCTTTAACTCAAGCGACGAAATAGTAATATCAAAACACGCTTTTATAAGATACGCCATGGCAGTGCAGCTAATGGGTTCAAAAGCCGTTATTGTGCCGATGAAAGACGGATATTCGCACGATTTAAAGGCAATGTTTAAAGCCGTTACGCCAAAAACGAAAGCTGTTTTTATAACAAACCCGAATAATCCTACGGGCACGTATAACACAAAAGCGGAGTTGTCGGCTTTCTTAAAAGCGCTTCCAAAAAATTCAAACGGAGTAAAGCCGCTTGTAATTTTAGACGAAGCGTATTTTGAATACGCAAAATTAAAAAAAGATTATCCCGACGGGCTTGAGTTTTTGAAAGATAATCCGAATTTAATAGTTTTTAGAACGTTTTCAAAAGTTTACGCGCTTGCGGGGCTTAGAGTTGGTTACGGGTTTGCAAATGAAGTTGTCGTAGATTTTATAGAAAGAACGCGTCCTCCGTTTAACGTAAATTTGTTGGCGCAAGCGGCTGCCGTTGCAAGCATAAAAGACGGCGCACAGGTAAAAAAAGGTCAAACGCTTGCGAAAAAAGAAAAAGAATATTTATATAAAGAGTTTAAAAAGCTCGGCGTAAAATATTTAGATTCGGCGGCAAATTTTATTTTGTTTAACTCGTCTCCGCTTAAAGGAAAAGAGTTGTTTGCAAAAATGCTTGGCGAAGGCGTTATAACAAGAGCCATGGACGAATACGAACTTTCAAGCTGGGTGCGCGTAACCGTTGGTTTGCACAAAGAAAACGAATTATTTGTAAAAAAACTTAAAAAAATTATGGGGAAATAG